A single region of the Gossypium arboreum isolate Shixiya-1 chromosome 12, ASM2569848v2, whole genome shotgun sequence genome encodes:
- the LOC108478305 gene encoding hevamine-A-like: protein MIRKFQPKPMFFLLVLVSALIETSHAGGIAIYWGQNGNEGTLTATCATGRYAYVNIAFLNKFGNGRTPEINLAGHCNPASNGCTTVSRGIRNCQRRGIKVMLSIGGGVGSYSLASKADAKNVADYLWNNFLGGNSRSRPLGNAVLDGIDFDIELGSTRYWDDLARYLSAYSNNGRKVYLTAAPQCPFPDSFLGTALNTGLFDYVWVQFYNNPPCQYTSGNINNLVNSWNQWTSSIKAGNIFLGLPAAPAAAGSGYIPPNVLTSQILPVIKRSSKYGGIMLWSKFFDDKNGYSNSVVTSV from the coding sequence ATGATAAGAAAATTTCAGCCCAAACCAATGTTCTTCTTACTCGTTTTAGTTTCAGCACTGATTGAAACTTCCCATGCTGGTGGCATCGCCATTTATTGGGGCCAAAACGGCAACGAGGGCACCCTAACCGCAACCTGTGCCACGGGAAGATATGCTTACGTTAACATAGCTTTCCTTAACAAGTTCGGCAATGGTCGTACCCCTGAAATAAACTTGGCCGGTCACTGTAACCCAGCTTCCAACGGTTGCACTACCGTCAGCCGAGGCATAAGAAATTGTCAAAGACGAGGAATCAAGGTCATGCTCTCTATCGGAGGCGGCGTCGGAAGCTACTCTTTAGCTTCTAAAGCAGACGCTAAGAACGTAGCTGATTATCTATGGAACAATTTCTTGGGTGGCAATTCACGTTCCCGTCCTCTCGGCAACGCTGTGTTGGACGGTATTGATTTTGATATAGAGCTCGGGTCAACTCGATACTGGGATGACCTTGCTCGTTATCTATCAGCTTACAGTAATAATGGACGAAAGGTGTATTTAACAGCAGCTCCACAGTGTCCATTTCCCGATAGTTTCTTAGGGACTGCCCTTAATACAGGTCTCTTTGACTACGTTTGGGTTCAGTTCTATAACAATCCACCATGCCAATACACATCGGGGAACATAAACAACCTTGTCAACTCATGGAACCAGTGGACTTCATCTATAAAAGCAGGGAATATATTTTTAGGGTTACCGGCGGCACCAGCGGCGGCCGGTAGTGGGTATATTCCACCTAATGTGTTGACTTCTCAGATTCTTCCTGTTATCAAGAGGTCATCCAAGTATGGTGGGATTATGCTTTGGTCTAAGTTCTTTGATGATAAAAATGGTTATAGTAACTCCGTTGTAACTAGTGTGTGA
- the LOC108478626 gene encoding hevamine-A-like yields the protein MERKSQAKPILFFFVLVSALIETSYAGDIAIYWGQNGNEGTLSDTCATGRYKYVNIGFLNTFGNGATPGLNLAGHCDPASNGCTSLSGEIKSCQNQGIKVMLSLGGGAGSYSLASQEDAKSVAEYLWNNFLGGTSSSRPLGDAVLDGIDFDIEAGSGQYWDDLARSLSAYSSQGRKVYLTAAPQCPFPDAHLGTAINTGLFDYVWIQFYNNPLAQCQYASGNTKDILNSWNQWTSINAGSIFLGLPASPEAAGNGYIPPDVLTSQILPTIKSSAKYGGVMLWSKFFDNGYSAAIINSV from the coding sequence atggagagaaaaTCTCAAGCCAAACcaattctcttcttctttgttTTAGTTTCGGCACTAATCGAAACTTCCTATGCCGGTGACATCGCCATCTATTGGGGCCAAAATGGTAACGAGGGTACCCTGAGTGATACATGTGCCACCGGCAGATATAAATACGTTAACATAGGTTTCCTTAACACCTTTGGCAATGGTGCCACTCCTGGACTCAACTTGGCCGGTCACTGTGATCCAGCATCCAACGGTTGCACCTCTCTTAGCGGTGAAATAAAAAGTTGTCAAAACCAAGGAATCAAGGTCATGCTCTCCCTTGGAGGTGGCGCGGGAAGCTACTCACTCGCTTCTCAAGAAGACGCCAAAAGCGTAGCTGAATATCTATGGAACAACTTCTTGGGCGGTACCTCGTCTTCTCGTCCGTTGGGTGATGCTGTGTTGGACGGAATTGATTTTGATATTGAGGCTGGGTCAGGTCAATATTGGGATGACCTTGCTCGTTCTTTATCAGCTTATAGCAGCCAAGGAAGAAAGGTGTATTTAACAGCAGCTCCTCAATGTCCATTTCCTGATGCTCACTTGGGAACTGCCATTAATACAGGTCTCTTTGACTACGTATGGATTCAGTTTTATAACAACCCCCTGGCTCAATGCCAATACGCTTCGGGCAACACCAAAGACATTTTGAATTCGTGGAACCAATGGACTTCTATAAATGCAGGAAGTATATTTTTAGGGTTGCCGGCATCACCGGAGGCGGCTGGAAATGGTTATATTCCACCGGATGTATTAACTTCTCAAATTCTTCCGACGATCAAAAGTTCAGCCAAGTATGGTGGTGTTATGCTTTGGTCAAAGTTCTTTGACAATGGTTACAGTGCCGCTATTATAAATAGCGTGTGA